In one Heptranchias perlo isolate sHepPer1 chromosome 25, sHepPer1.hap1, whole genome shotgun sequence genomic region, the following are encoded:
- the gnb1l gene encoding guanine nucleotide-binding protein subunit beta-like protein 1, with translation MALRPPDPKFVLRGTGASVNTLHFCCGVHEDCDPILFSGSANGLIHIWNLKTRRADTVLESHGGESVLWIQTLQGRDSLISQGRDSAVYTWDLSEGRTAVMDCVPLDSYGFCQCSLMEKDVGRYLLASPGKTMSEVKIIDLPNKTPVWTLKPPADDKLGMPMCLKLWQPRSCSRPLLLVGYEDGSVTLWDLSEKKMLSRLACHKEPIMCLDFDPEKAKGISGSSEKVLSSWGLDKQQNLKLQETVTLVNDGIAHTCIRQDKKILATAGWDHRVRVFGWKKLKPLAVLQYHTASVHCVTFSDHVVLSERFMAAGSKDQRISLWSLYNEP, from the exons TTCAGTAAACACTCTGCATTTCTGCTGCGGAGTTCATGAGGATTGTGATCCTATACTCTTCTCTGG CTCAGCTAATGGACTAATACACATTTGGAACTTAAAGACACGCAGGGCAGATACAGTGTTGGAAAGCCATGGTGGAGAGTCTGTTCTATGGATACAAACTTTGCAAGGGAGGGACTCCCTTATCAG CCAAGGCCGTGACTCAGCTGTCTATACATGGGACCTATCGGAAGGGCGCACTGCAGTGATGGACTGCGTTCCTTTGGATAGCTATGGATTCTGTCAATGTTCGCTAATGGAAAAAGATGTTGGCCGCTACCTTTTAGCTTCACCGGGCAAGACTATGTCAGAG GTGAAGATTATAGATCTACCTAACAAGACGCCAGTCTGGACCCTAAAGCCGCCAGCAGATGATAAACTGGGCATGCCCATGTGTCTGAAACTGTGGCAG CCTCGTTCCTGTTCTCGGCCTTTGTTATTGGTTGGATATGAGGATGGATCTGTGACCCTCTGGGACCTATCGGAAAAGAAAATGTTGAGCCGTCTCGCCTGCCATAAAGAACCAATCATGTGTCTTGACTTTGACCCAGAGAAGGCCAAGGGTATCTCCGGCTCTTCAGAAAAGGTTCTCAGCTCTTGGGGACTTGACAAGCAACAGAACCTTAAG CTGCAGGAAACAGTGACGCTAGTAAATGATGGGATAGCTCACACCTGCATTCGTCAAGACAAGAAGATACTAGCCACAGCTGGTTGGGATCATCGAGTCCGTGTCTTTGGCTGGAAGAAGCTGAAACCCCTGGCAGTTCTACAGTACCACACAGCCAGCGTCCACTGCGTGACATTCTCAGATCATGTTGTTTTAAGTGAAAGATTTATGGCTGCAGGATCTAAAGACCAGCGCATAAGCTTATGGTCGCTCTACAACGAGCCATGA